The nucleotide sequence ACGCGAGATCGTCTTCAAAGGGATCGAGGAAGTCTCCCGGGTCGTCATCCGCAAGGAGGAGATGGACGAGGACCACGAGAACGACGAGGAGTTCGTCCTCTACACCGAGGGGTCGGCCTTCGGCGACGTCCTCGGGATCGAGGGGGTCGACGCCTCCCGGACAACGTGTAACAACATCCACGAGATCTACAGCAACCTCGGGGTCGAGGCCGCACGCGAGTCGATCATCGAGGAGACGATGAACACCCTCGAGGAACAGGGTCTCGACGACGTGAACGTCCGGCACCTGATGCTCGTCGCCGACATCATGACCAACAACGGGGTCATCGAGTCGATCGGCCGCCACGGCATCTCCGGCAGCAAGGACTCCGTGCTCGCCCGGGCGGCCTTCGAGGTTACCGTCTCTCACCTGCTGGACGCCGCCATCCACGGCGAGATCGACGCGCTGAACGGCGTCACGGAGAACGTCATCGTCGGCAAGCCGATCAAACTCGGCACCGGCGACGTCAACCTCCGGATGGGCAGTCACACCGGCGGCGGCGCGGCCGACTAACCCGTGACGATCTCGCTGTCGGACGACGAGCGCCGGGCGATCGTCACCGCCGAGGAGATCGCCGACGTGACTATCCGGGACTGTCTTATCGACGACGAGTACGACCGGATCGCCTTCGTCGTCAAGGCCGGCGAGGTCGGCAAGGCGATCGGTCGGGACGGCGAGACGGTCGCCCGGATCGAGGACCGCTTGGGTCGGGACGTCACGCTGGTCGAGGATGCCCCCACTCCGGAGGGGTTCGTCGCCAACGCACTCGCGCCGGCCGCGGTCTACGACGTCACGATCGAGGAGCGCGACGAGAAACGCGTCGCTTTCGCCGATGTCGACGAGGCGGACACCGGCGCAGCGATCGGCACAGAGGGGCGGACGATCGAACTCGCCCGCCGACTTGCTGGCCGTCACTTCGAGATCGACGACATCCAGCTTGCGTGACGGGCTGGATTGCATGGTAGGACGTATCTGAAAGCGTTGCCACTACGGTGGTGGTTTGAATCATTTTCGAGAGAATGGCCTACGCCAGCTGTGCGAACGCCAGATGGCCGTTGATCGATTCGATATAGGCCGAAACGACGTCGCCCTCCTGTGCGCCGGGGACGAAAATAGTGTAGTTGCCCTTCTCGGCGACACCG is from Halorhabdus sp. BNX81 and encodes:
- a CDS encoding NusA-like transcription termination signal-binding factor; amino-acid sequence: MTISLSDDERRAIVTAEEIADVTIRDCLIDDEYDRIAFVVKAGEVGKAIGRDGETVARIEDRLGRDVTLVEDAPTPEGFVANALAPAAVYDVTIEERDEKRVAFADVDEADTGAAIGTEGRTIELARRLAGRHFEIDDIQLA